The following coding sequences are from one bacterium SCSIO 12741 window:
- a CDS encoding YjjG family noncanonical pyrimidine nucleotidase has product MPIRHLFFDLDRTLWDFRSNSRETLDEIYQVFNLKEAGVSDPMTFIHTYEEVNEYMWHLYRINQLSKEELRYGRFGQALGKLGVRNETLAGEIGDYYIEHSPKKTNLLDHAFPVLDYLKPKYELHIITNGFEEVQKVKLENSGLSHYFGEVITSEMAGCKKPDQRIFEFALKSSGAEASQSVMIGDDLTADIVGARGAGISQVYFNPLEEQHNEQPDWEIGCLSELLEIF; this is encoded by the coding sequence ATGCCCATACGCCACTTATTCTTTGATTTAGATCGCACTCTTTGGGATTTTCGAAGCAATTCCAGAGAAACCTTAGATGAAATCTATCAGGTCTTCAACCTCAAAGAAGCTGGGGTGAGTGATCCAATGACCTTTATTCATACTTACGAAGAGGTGAATGAATACATGTGGCATTTGTACCGAATCAATCAGTTGAGCAAGGAGGAATTACGCTATGGTCGTTTTGGTCAGGCTTTGGGCAAACTGGGCGTACGAAACGAAACACTGGCAGGTGAAATAGGTGACTACTACATCGAACATAGTCCGAAGAAAACCAACCTGTTGGATCATGCATTTCCTGTGTTAGACTACCTAAAGCCCAAATACGAATTACACATCATTACCAATGGCTTCGAAGAAGTGCAAAAAGTGAAGCTCGAAAACTCGGGACTTTCCCATTATTTCGGCGAAGTAATCACTTCGGAAATGGCCGGATGTAAGAAGCCCGACCAGCGCATTTTCGAATTTGCCTTAAAAAGCTCAGGTGCCGAAGCCAGTCAGTCTGTTATGATCGGAGATGACCTTACTGCTGATATAGTTGGAGCCCGTGGCGCCGGTATTAGCCAGGTTTATTTCAATCCACTGGAAGAGCAGCACAATGAACAACCCGATTGGGAAATTGGGTGCCTAAGCGAGTTGCTCGAGATCTTCTGA
- a CDS encoding c-type cytochrome, translating into MRNFALLLLLIPILGCQRDDLTHPNLTRTDSGWELKLPEGFPQPDIPASNPMHPNKVELGKRLFFEKQLSRTQELSCGTCHQPALAFTGGVAINPGVEDRIGIRNAPTLSNAAYLEAFMFDGGPKNLENQGMLPFDDHNEFDFNLIHATERIREDSTYAGLFENAFGKPLEPKLILMAMAAYERTLLSGNSPYDQYLNSGKTEGLSESALKGLELFESDRLQCSNCHTGLFFTNHNFETNGLYRAGQDSGRMRVTLEESDRGLFKVPTLRNLRYSAPYFHDGRFWTLEEVLDFYSEEGMVHRGDSTRGLHLTEGEKQDLMAFLMSLSDSSFVQDHLKDGTP; encoded by the coding sequence ATGCGAAACTTCGCCCTTTTACTCCTTTTAATCCCCATTCTCGGATGTCAACGAGATGACCTTACTCACCCCAATCTTACCCGAACCGATTCTGGTTGGGAATTGAAATTACCGGAAGGTTTCCCTCAGCCGGATATTCCGGCATCTAATCCTATGCATCCCAATAAAGTGGAGTTGGGAAAACGGTTGTTTTTTGAGAAGCAATTGAGTCGAACTCAGGAATTGTCCTGTGGTACATGCCACCAGCCTGCTTTGGCTTTTACCGGTGGTGTGGCCATCAATCCTGGTGTAGAGGATAGAATAGGTATTCGCAATGCTCCCACACTTTCGAATGCGGCCTATCTCGAAGCCTTCATGTTTGACGGGGGACCTAAAAATCTCGAAAACCAGGGAATGTTGCCTTTTGATGATCACAATGAGTTTGACTTCAATTTGATTCACGCCACGGAGCGAATTCGTGAGGATTCTACCTATGCCGGCTTGTTTGAAAATGCTTTTGGAAAACCGCTTGAACCCAAGTTGATACTTATGGCCATGGCGGCCTATGAGCGCACCTTGTTGTCAGGCAATTCTCCTTACGATCAATACCTAAATTCCGGGAAAACAGAAGGGCTTAGTGAGTCGGCCTTAAAGGGACTTGAGCTTTTCGAGAGTGATCGCCTCCAGTGTTCCAATTGCCACACGGGGTTGTTTTTTACCAACCACAATTTTGAAACGAATGGTCTGTATCGAGCGGGGCAGGATTCAGGTAGAATGCGCGTTACGCTCGAAGAATCTGATCGTGGTTTGTTTAAGGTGCCTACCCTCAGAAATCTGAGATACTCGGCTCCCTATTTTCACGATGGTCGTTTTTGGACCCTGGAAGAGGTGCTCGATTTTTATTCCGAAGAAGGCATGGTTCATCGCGGAGATTCTACTCGGGGACTTCATCTCACAGAGGGTGAGAAACAAGATTTGATGGCATTTTTAATGAGCCTAAGCGATTCGTCCTTTGTTCAGGACCATTTGAAAGATGGCACTCCCTGA